From the Palaemon carinicauda isolate YSFRI2023 chromosome 4, ASM3689809v2, whole genome shotgun sequence genome, the window gttactcttcttaaaatattttatttttccttctttcctttccttactgggctattttccctgttggggcccctgggcttatagcattttgcttttccagctagggttgtagcttagcaaataataataataataataatagtatccctAGGAGAACACTGGATTCTGATAGTATAAAAAATAATGGTCGGAGatcactaccctaaggaacaccagatatcacattcctatacacttTTATgttgcccatcagcaacaactcttgcACTCtggtacttaaaatttcaataatgatgctaagaaaagacccacttactcccaaTAGTTTGagttggaaacaagggcctcatgattaacacggacaaaagcagcaataaaattAAGGTAAAAATACAAACTTCCTGACTCCATTCAAGGGATTCTGCTCAACAttggaaattaaaagaagggtatcgcatgctccaatgcctttgcaAAAGCCCAACTGCAAACGAAGGAACAGATTATTACCACCAACATACCTATTTGGACGTTTTGcgagacgttaaaaaactttagataatatgagaattATGGAAATTGCATGGTAATTATCatagctagagctaccacaaatacatttacctaatggagtaatgtTACCAAATCTCCAAGAAGCCCTAAAAAAACTTCTTTTTGCCAACTTTCGGAAAAAAACAGACAACTTAAATGAAGTCTAATGTACTTGCCATaaaatattaaatctctctctctctctctctctctctctctctctctctctctctctctctctcaagtgaatgaTATCAAGCGAAGCAGTTTCAAAGGGTCTGCTTCAAATAATGAGCCGAAGTCCAAAGGCAAGGTCATATTCCGACCGCATGAATTAAAGTTGGATGACCTGACTGCACAGGTTTCTAGTGGGGAAACTAAACGATACCACAAACGTATAGAAACGATTTGGTCTTATTTCAAAAGCAAAGTATTTTAAGAAAACACATGCACATGaatgattcttaaacacatcacgAAGGAAGAAAATAACTGTAGTATATTTACACATTCGTATGCTTTATAATGTTGTTATGCCAATATATGTGGTTATAGCGTCATTTCAGTACGCGTACactcacacatatgtgtgtgtgtatttgtttatatagatatatatgtacatatatgtataagaattcatatagatagatagataaatagatacagagATACGTCTGGGGTAGTTATAATTGTAGACTAATTCGAAGGCGGTTCACTGTGCTTATTAAATTTAACTATGTGTTTTAGAATTTCCAGTTgtttatgtagttaattctaactatCAATATTTTTCGCCTCTATGAGCGTTAGTTCATCTTCTTTTTTAGTGTTTTCCTTTATGTCagaaaaatggctaggttaagtcattACTCTCCACTGCTCTCTATCAATAATTACCATGGTCATCCTTTGGTATTAATAGTTTGGTAATATTTCCTATGAGACGAATAATGTTATTGAATTTCCAGATATGTGTTATAGTAGTATAGATATTTCTGAGGGGTACAGTATTCCATGTATGTAAATTTCGGATACAAGTTTCAATTGTGATAAAAGTAAAACAGAGTATAATCTAAGAAAAATACCTCGTATTTGtttttaaattcatcatcatcatcatcagttttcatcatcatctactattaACGCAAATGGtatcggttagattacgccagtgagtctctatcttgagcttttacatcaatacttctccattcatcatctcatacttcacgtttcatagtcctcagccatgaaggcctgggccttgtggggcccaattaaaagtttggtgaactgatctctcttggggagtgcgaaaatcaTGCTCAAACCATCATTTTTGTTAATGTCCTTTAACTTTCTTAAAAAAGTAACCTTGAGAATCTATCCCCTTTGCAAGTTATAGTTCGTATCTTCATCGAAACGTATTTGTTCGGTCTTCTTTTGAATAAGAACTTTCTCTATGATATGCAGAGCAGGTACCTATCGAGTTAGTGCCAGCCTCTCATTTCATAGGCCATTAGTATCCATATTATGTTTAGGTGGCACGATGGCATACTATCCAGCGTCCGACGCTTTTCCTTCTTAACAGCGATGATTGGTATTGATGTTCATAACTTTGAGCGAGGCTGTAATGCCAATTTAAAGGTGTGTGCCTCTTTGTGCAACTTTCTTAATTTCCGTtagttatttgtgaatttattgatTTGTTTTAATTTGCTTGTTGGTTATTTTCTGAAGCATTAATACATACctcctttctatttatttttacaaaCGGACAATGTATTCAATGTACTTTACTTTTATAGTTATTATGCTTTCAGGCTAATTCCATATGAGTTGAGCACATTGAATTTTAATAACAACCATTTTTTAACAGTATTTGTTTCAATGTTTAGACACTGGCATTGCACTATACAACTTTACTGAATGTAATGATTGTAGCCATCCGATTTAACGTtaatccaaaactttttttttttttcaaatacagatAACTATTTTATTTGTAGAAATGGTAGGAACGGGTAATTGTTTGTTATAAAatgaggttttggagagtttaacaATGAAACTTAATTCATCAAACAACATATAATAAATGACCTCATTCATTAAAAGTTTCCGTTTCACCCTCAGGTTATAGTTAGTATACGTGaggaaaaatattttgaagatCAGAGACATCTTTCGTATTTACTCAGATTTATAGAAAAATAAGCTTAGTCTAGCAAAATATGCTAGTGAAAAAATAAGGAGGAATTTGACCCTCTGACCTTGAAAATATTCCAGGTCCAATGTCTTTTGGGGAAAATTATTCCCATCCCCCAAACTACTTATTGAACGAGATTCATCAAACTCAGAGGTAAAATGGAGACTggaaataatgttaatagtaaattTGGTAATAATACTTTTCATCACTGTCGAATTATGATATATTTTACCGATGTAACAGATAAAACATCCTCGTTTTTGCTCTTCCTAATTCTGACGAAGAGCTTTCAATTATTTTAACATTCAACGTTACTTTCCCTGGAAGTCACGGAGTAGTTAGAGCCAGGGATTGAGTTACAGAAACAGTTATTCAGAATATGTCACCGAAATGCAAATAATTCGTTTAAAATCAGACAAGTCCAATATCGCGCATTAAGTAGCAACCAGCTTTTTACACTCCAGTGTAATTCTACAAATTCTTGAAAGCGGTCACGGTCGCTGCAATCGGATTAATTAACAAGAGTTCAGCTCGGAATAGCAATGGCAATGAACGTTTTCATCTCAGGGTAGCAATGGCGAGATAATTGCCTGAAATATAGACCATATATCCCATTTGGTTCATGACTAAGACCCAACGAATTCAGGAGTTCTTCTCCTATTAAGgtgtttattccccccccccccccggcaaagCATAATCACGTTCGAGGTCAAATGGGGAAGGGGGGTCCTATCTAGGTCACACCAAACCCAAGCCACGTATCTAGTGTAAAGTATATGTGGCCTCGTCCGCCACTGTTCATTTATTTAGACTTTCGCCCGGTAATTCCTTTTCGGGAGTCAAGTTGTTGTCAGGTTTTCATAATCATGCcgggattatattttttttctatatattcaacTTTCATTTAGAGTACGTCTGTTTAGGTATGCATGAGTTAGGAAGTGTTATCCTTTATATTTCGCCATGAAGATTAATCTCATTATCATCAAGCATTAGCTTCGATCCTggtatgataatagtgataataatttattattattattattattattaatattattattattattgttatcatcattattattattattattattattattattattatatttgggaTGATGATAatgcattactactactactactactactaccaataataataataataatgataataataataataataataataataataatcattattattaggcctattataattgttatcatcaccatcatcatcatcatcatcattattattattattattattattattattattattattattattattattattattattaaagcaactTCATCCATTACGGAAATGGTTGAGACTTATATCCTTCCCACCGTTTCGAAATGTTCCCTAGATTCCAGACCGTTTTGCGCAACCCGCATCCTCCATGTGCCGGATTCATTCAAAATTCATCGTTTTCATCATGTTCTCAGTCAGGTGTCCTTTGGGTCTATGGTGCATTTGCTCTACTTATTCCCAAAGGAGCTTAGTGTCGCTCTTGTTTTTTCTGTTTGGTTAGGTTTAAACCCTTCTGGCTTCCATTAAAtggtaccatttttttttatatagatttggtTAAGTTTCAGTGCTTTAGACCATATATTTTACGTTTATTTTTAGATTGTTTCTAGTGGTTGACTAATGCcatttattattataaccattattaaaCGTTTACTCTTATTATTTCGATTGGAATTTTCTTCATGTTGTTGATTAGGAGTCAGTTATGTTATCCTAACATTAAGATGTAGTTTTCTGTATCGTTTctgaggcttatatatatatatatatatatatatatatatatatatatatatatatatatatttgtttatttatttatttattatgttatattatattaagaAAATCAGAGTTCGTAGATAGGTGATATTTTAAAAGTACTAAGAGATAAGATTAGGGCTTGAACCTAAGCAAAACCATTTTGACCTCTATAGGAGGCTGGATTTTGCACTATAGAATACCTAATCAAAATGTTGATTGTGGGGGAAATTGAGTTTATTTCTTCATGGCTATTTCCTAAGAGCTGCAGCAGCGTTGCATAGAGCTAGtgcctgtttttttttgtttttttttttttggggggggtggggggggggataaagTACGATAATTTGGATCACAATGCCTacgagtattttttttcctttcagtttactatacagtatatgtaactgATACTATCTATTGGAAGTCTGATTTATTGGGTTTgtacatgtactctctctctctctctctctctctctctctctctctctctctctctctctctctctctctctctctctctgtgagatgtAGCTCAATTCAGAAGAGCATACGATTAGCAACCTTCTAAAAGCTTGGTACCCTTTTGTGTCACTCCTTTAAGGGGAAACTGACTTGTGCTAAtgcgtatatatacagaatactatatatatatatatatatatatatatatatattaatatgtttatatatgtatatatatatatataaaatatgtttatatgtatatatataaaatatgtttatatatatatatatatatatatatatatatatgtgtgtgtgtgtgtgtgtgtgtatatgtgtgtgcacgtgtgtgtgtgtgcgtgcacgtgtgtgtgtgcgtgcacgtgtgtgtgtatacacgtaagcgtgtaaaaattattgatataattaatttaCAAATATCTAGATTAACCAGCCTTTCCACCTTCAGTAACTAACTTAAAATCCctcaaatatttttagtttttccaAAGGAATGTGATTTTGAAGAATTTAATCTTATAGTTCTTATAGTACTTCTAACAAAATCAGTCTATAATTATCGTAAATGTTTATGATACTGAATGTGTAAGAGAATCCCTTGTTTTATATTCTGGTATTTTTAGTTGTGGAAAGTAAAACTTCTTGGAAATATATACGATAAACAGGTGACAACGTCTTGTTATACACATGTTTGTATCGCCTTTGCAATGAAAGAAGTAAGAATTAAGTATAGATACCGTGTTGCATATTGATGCTCCTAATTatctaaattagagagagagagagagagagagagagagagagagagagagagagagagagagagagaggcgtgttgGATGATTAATAGCTTATAACCTAATTATCTAGAGTTAATTAAGGATTGACAAGGACttaagaaaaactctctctctctctctctctctctctctctctctctctctctctctctctctcctcacagaaaattaatataaaacagaCGTGAGTCAATTGATAATATTCAATAGAAGAATGATGCCTAGTGACGTGAATTCCAGATGGGTTGAATAAGAAAAGCTTTAATCATTTTAATTGTGGTAATTGACGATGTCCGAATCAATCTTGTCTTATCAATTTGCCCACATTTCTTTTTGACTTCCAATCGATATCTCGTCTGTCTTCCTACGAAAATTGTAGTATCATCAGGGtacaatttttttattgttattattcgaaGCAGTTATTGGCATTGTAAACAAGACACATTTCAATGATGAGTGAAGATAATATAACCTATTTTAATTAGCATTGGCCTGTCATCTTCATTGAGTCGTGCAGATTCGTCATCTTCATCGAGTCGTGCAGACTCATCATCTTCATCTAGTCGTGCAAACTCGTCATCTTCATCTAGTCATGCAAACTCGTCATCTTCATCAAGTCGTACAAACTCGTCATCTTCATTGAGTCGTGCAAACTCGTCATTTTCTTCGTGTCGTGCAAACTCGTCATTATCAAGTCGTGCAGATTCATCATCTTCATTGAGTCGTGCAGACTCGTCATCTTCGTTGAGTCGTGCAAACTCATCATGTTCATTGAGTCGTGCAGACTCGTCATCTTCATCGGATCGTGCAGACTCGTCATCTTCATTGAGTCGTGCGAACTTGTCATCTTCATCGAGTTGTGCAGACTCGTTATCTTTATTGAGTCGTGCGAACTCGTCATCTTCATTGAGTCGTGCAGACTCGTCATCTTCATCGAGTCGTGCAGACTCGTTATCTTTATCGAGTCGTGCAAACTCATCATGTTCATTGAGTCGTGCAGACTCGTCATCTTCATCGGATCGTGCAGACTCGTCATCTTCATTGAGACGTGCAAACTTGTCATCTTCATCGAGTTGTGCAGACTCGTTATCTTTATCGAGTCGTGCGAACTCGTCATCTTCATTGAGTCGTGCAGACTCGTCATCTTCATCGAGTCGTGCAGACTCGTTATCTTTATCGAGTCGTGCGAACTCGTCATCTTCATTGAGTCGTGCAGACTCGTTATCTTTATCGAGTCCTGCGAACTCGTCATCTTCATTGAGTCGTGCAAACTTGTCATCTTCATCAATTCGTGCAGACTCGTCATCTTCATCGAGTCGTGCGAACTCATCATGTTCATTGAGTCATACAAACTCGTCATCTTCATTGAGTCGTGCAGACTCGTCATCTTCATTGAGTCGTGGAAACTCGTCATGTTCATCGAGTCGTGCAGACTCGTCATCTTCATCGGATCGTACAGACTCATCTTCATTGAGTCGTGCGAACTCGTCATCTTCATTGAGTCGTGCAAACTTGTCATCTTCATCAATTTGTGCAGACTCGTCATCTTCATCGAGTCGTGCGAACTCATCATGTTCATTGAGTCGTACAAACTCGTCATCTTCATTGAGTCGTGCAGACTCGTCATCTTCATTGAGTCGTGCAAACTTGTCATCTTCATCGAGTTGTGCAGACTCGTTATCTTTATCGAGTTGTGCGAACTCGTCATCTTCATTGAGTCGTGCAAACTTGTCATCTTCATCAATTCGTGCAGACTCGTCATCTTCATTGAGTCGTGCGAACTCATCATGTTCATTGAGTCGTACAAACTCGTCATCTTCATTGAGTCGTGCAGACTCGTCATCTTCATTGAGTTGTGGAAACTCGTCATGTTCATCGAGTCGTGCAGACTCGTCATCTTCATCGGATCGTACAGACTCATCTTCACTGAGTCGTGCGAACTCGTCATCTTGATTGAGTCGTGCAAACTTGTCATCTTCATCAATTCGTGCAGACTCATCTTCATCGAGTCGTGCGAACTCATCATGTTCATTGAGTCGTACAAACTCGTCATCTTCATTGAGTCGTGCAGACTCGTCATCTTCGTTGAGTCGTGCAAACTTAAGTTCATTGAGTCGTGTAGACTCGTCATCTTCATCGGATCGTGCAGACTCGTCATCTTCATTGAGTAGTGCAAACTTGTCATCTTCATCAAGTCGTGCAGACTCTTCATCGATTCATGCAGACTCGTCTTCTTCATCAAGTCGTGCGAACTCGTCATCTTCATTGAGTTGTGTAAACTTGTCATCTTCATCGAGTCGTGCAGACTACATATACCACAATATTCACTTTCGATGCAGATATTGCAAATGATTCTGTTTTCATGTACTGTACGTATTATGTAAGACGCTCAGAATTTTAAGACCTTAAGTACCTCTCTTATACTCCATCATGCATGAGCTGCCTCTACCTTCATTGCCGCCTATCTTAAAAGCAGCAATCATCATATCGCTTTTTTGTAcgtgcgcatatgtgtgtgtgtgtgtgtttcctgtctCATCTTTGTATGCTATGGTGCATTTTTGTTATCAAGAGCAACCTTAATGCCAGCGTATCCCTTCATTCTTATCTATTTCAATAATTCCTGattaaatttttattctttatatattttttatgcacaACTCAACACCCGCATTTCATTGTTATGAATATTTAGGTTCTAGCAGCCTTGCCCTTTGAAATTGTATTTCACATCTTTTCCAAAGTTCCACTGACGTTTGAACTTGTAACATTTACACCTAAATCATTCATATTCATTCTTTTGTCCCAGTTCTTAGGAGATTGATATCTTTTAAAAAATGATTTTCACTTTTTTGTAGAATAATATGTTTAAGATTAATTCACATCAACTTTACTTTTGCAGAATTGTTTTGCTGGAAACGACAAGTGTAGCTAAGAAGTGCAGATGTAAAGAGACCCAGAAAGAACATTTAGAGTAGTCACCGTAGTGATAGTTATGCTTCGTTTTCTTTACTCGTTAAGAAACTGGAATCCTACAATGTTGTGGAAAACGAGTGATGGAGAGTGAAAGGAGTGAACAAATAAATGTCAATATAATAAGGAGAAGAAGGACAAGAGAAAACAAGAGTGAGCAGTAGAAATAAAgtgttaataacaaaataaaatggaatgatACCACTAAAGTAAAAAAACAAAGGTATAAATCGGAGTTttttctgttgaatattgtttttaaATCGATTACACTCTCAGGGATTAGACATTGTCTTTTGTATACGTTGAAAAGAACATTTTCTTCAGTCTACCGATAAGGCAGAGACAAAAATAGCGGATAGACAGCCTGTAATAGCCTTCCGCAAACATTACAGGTGATTTTCGAGAGCTCACCACAAATAATTGAAAAAACCTCCACATTCTCTCTCTTCTCCTGCCCTGTGCAATAAACGTTTTAGTCAAGCGACCCTCTCCGCTTACCACCACCACGGCGACCACCACAAAGATCTTTAACGACTTGACCTCTGATGCCGCGGGGTCATGCGAACTGACCCAGGTCCAGCACTACAATGACCTGGCCCGATTGAAGACCACAAACATGGACTCCTCTAAGACTGTGGAGAAGAACGTCGCTAAGGATGCTGCTAAGATGTCCATCAAAGGAGGAGGGGCAGTTGAGAAGACTAAGAAAGCCATCAATAAAGACAGGAAGGGCTTGAGTCTCAGTCTCAGGAGATCCAAGCTTTGGACTTCCCTTCACAACAAGACTCTGGAACTGCCCGAGAGGCTGAGGAGGGAGGAACGCAAGCTCTCCAGGGTAAGTGGGTTTTTCTTTTATtgggtatttttattttctttttatcttctagATAAACTAACTATTTTTTACCTTTCAGTAAATCAGGACATCGAAATGATAGGTTGATATTTTTGACTGTTTGTGCTGCTATGGTGTGCTTTGTATAAGGGTAGCCCCAGTGCTTTATTAATAAGACTAATTACTTTCTTGCGTGCATGATGATGTATAATTGCAACTTCACAGGGAATGCAGTAATATTTGTTCCAGGAGTTACTTCAATTTTATTTACTTGTTACAGTTATTTCACAGACgtcctttatatatattttctctctctctctctctctctctctctctctctctctctctctctctctctctctctctctctctctctctctctctctcacacacagacgaaaagaaaaaaagtttcaagtTGTGTTTGTTTTTCTTGAAACTTAATATAAAGACGTCTAATTATATTCAGGAGTTATTAACTGTTCATTGTCTTCGGAAAGCACGAACCGTAATTACAAAATGCAATTCTCATCTTATCCATCTGTCGTGAATAAGGTTCGGTTTTTGTTCAGTGATTTGAGAAGGAAATGCTACACAGTTAGTCCATTTTTTGGACTTTAGCGGTGTATTTCCACGTTTTAAAAGTGATTACCTCATAAGTGCAACTCTAAAAAGGTTTGACCTTCACCTTAGAAtagagaagtgttttttttttttcactcaattcTATTTGTAAACATCATAAGTGCTGTTGTGAATCTTACATTCAAAGCCCTGATTAGTGAACCAGGAATAAAAGTATTAtcatctccaccaacgaagttggaaggagtttatctTTTACCCCGGattgtgtgtgtggttgtgaacagcttcctggccacaattttaatcgtagagtaatgaaacttgcagggattaacggttatgtaaaaagttggaaattaagttttgtaaggtcaaggtcacggtcaagcaaaatgtccaattcccgtaatcagccataagtatggatAATGTTGTCACAAagactcaaacttggttcatatttgagttaatgaaaatccacaccaattaatacatgtcagggtcaaaggtcaaggtccagaaataagtctgcgctctactgagtacccctctagttttcaaTTTTAGATGGCATCGTAACGAATTATATGAAATAGATTAATTTTTATCTGCATTAATATTGAATTATTTAGTTGTAGATGATGAAAATACAGCCTTTGTTTTGGACCAAGTAAAGATAATTAGTAAAAAGGAAGGTCACAAAGTTAGAAATAATGGAGGAATATTAAGAAGATTAAGTGAAGGAATACACCAAAATGTAGGTCAAAACTATGATTatgtttttaataataacaaattttaagCTGGATAAACCAGTAATATGTGCATATTTCCCCtgtgcttttaatatcaaagcgggaaaggtccatctctctctctctctctctctctctctctctctctctctctctctctctctctctctctctctctctctctctctctctctctctctctctctctctctctctctctctatatatatatatatttatgtatgtatatatatatatatatatatatatatatgtatatatatgtatatatattatttatttatatgtatgtatagatagattatatatatacagtatatatatatatatatatatatatatatatatatatgtatatatatatatatattgtattatatatatgtatatatatatatgtatatatatatatatatatatatatatacacatcacacatacacacacaaactcattaCTGTATAGTTTAATGGTTATGGTATGGGCTGTCACTTCGATTTCGACTCCGGAATGGTTCGAAAGCTAGTCGGCTCAgaaattattatcataaagttaatttcttCTTGCGTCTTTCATCTCAAAGCATAGTGAATTCAACATTAAGGAGTATATGTGGTTTACTtgaatttgcatatatgtatatatatatatatatatatatatatatatatatatatatatgtgtgtgtgtgtgtgtatatgtatatatatacagtatatatatgtatgtatgtatgtatgtatgtgtgtaagtaaatATAATTCTAAGAACTAAAGGCCTACCATTTAATTAGGTGAAAAAGTAAACTATTTAATTTTAACAGCCAAAGGATTAACCTAACCAGTTCAAGTAGGCACAGAAAGTTATTAATCACTTGACATTTGATTCCCAGTTTCATTGGTGCCTTTGTGATATAATTTTGAAAGATCCATCCACACTGTTAATTTATGGCAGCATGTAATTGTGCCGATTATGGCAGTGTTATTGAACAGTCCATGAGTGAGGTGGAAAGGAATTAAGCTTTCGTCATTTTGCTAATCGATCGTGGTAATAGATGTTGATAGTTTTGTCGATCACCTGACACTTATCCGTCTTGAATTGCTCACCCTGTAATCTGAATAAGTTTCCTTTTTTAGAATTGTTTCAACCTGTTAAAGGCGAAGGGGGTGGTTATTAACTTTGCCTAAGATTATTTTACTGTTAGAAAATGGGTGTTTTTATTCGAAAAATAAATCTATTAGCTCCTGTTCATCTACATATATGAGCCACACCTTTTTAAAGGACATTCAACAATTTCTCGAATACTGGAGGTCAGTCTTTATTGTCTCAGTATATTATCATTAAGATCTGGAGAAGAATAACAAGGAAATTCGAAAAGAAAGTAGATAAGTATTCGCTGTACAGTATTGTAAATCATTCGAATCAATTGGAATCTTTTCAGAGGATACGCTTTATTTAAGCAAAAGACATTAAAGACTGCGAGCATATATGCTAACTTGCTTTCTCTTAAGTTCAGTAGTCACGACGTGTGATGTTAATATTTATCCTCTTCCTGACTTTTGTAATATAGACGTTGCGAGAAAATTGTGTGGTTTTCTTTATTGACAAACACTGGGGAAAATTTTTGCAATCGTTGACTTTATGATATAGGTTTATGATGGAGTCGATCCAAGAATAGATATTACTATTTCCTAAAGTCAACGTATTTATGCCTTGCTTTAAAATAATGCTTCCCCACaggaggatacacacacacacacacacacacacacacgcgcacacacacgcacacacacacgcacacacacacacacacacacagattttgtATGTGAGAAAATCGAATGGCAACCCTAGGCAACGTGAAAACCATTGAAAATGTAAATTGTTGAGGAGAGTGTAACATTGTGCAGGACCCAGGTAAAAGTTATTGTTTTTCTTGGAAGGCGTCAACATGCGAGCAGCAGCTGCTTTTAAGGGAAAGGGAAATGACGCTTTCATGGAAATTCTCGTTATCTTTTAACTCCAGTTTCATATTTAGGTAAGATTTACGCTCTAAAATTATGATGTTGCAACTGTTATGTTTTAACTCCGTTAGGCATATATAATGTCACGTGTTTAATTTCATGTTATAGCTCCTGAAGTTTTATTTACTTACCCTTATCTGCTTTCGTGCCGTAGTTATGGGGTTAGTTTTGCTATAGTTAACATTTTGTAATAATAAAAAGTTATGGTTTTAATTCAACGACCTCC encodes:
- the LOC137639335 gene encoding aspartic and glutamic acid-rich protein-like → MEYKRESARLDEDDKFALLNEDDESARSDEDDESTRLNELKFARLNEDDESARLNEDDEFVRLNEHDEFARLDEDESARIDEDDKFARLNQDDEFARLSEDESVRSDEDDESARLDEHDEFPQLNEDDESARLNEDDEFVRLNEHDEFARLNEDDESARIDEDDKFARLNEDDEFAQLDKDNESAQLDEDDKFARLNEDDESARLNEDDEFVRLNEHDEFARLDEDDESAQIDEDDKFARLNEDDEFARLNEDESVRSDEDDESARLDEHDEFPRLNEDDESFARLDEDDESARIDEDDKFARLNEDDEFAGLDKDNESARLNEDDEFARLDKDNESARLDEDDESARLNEDDEFARLDKDNESAQLDEDDKFARLNEDDESARSDEDDESARLNEHDEFARLDKDNESARLDEDDESARLNEDDEFARLNKDNESAQLDEDDKFARLNEDDESARSDEDDESARLNEHDEFARLNEDDESARLNEDDESARLDNDEFARHEENDEFARLNEDDEFVRLDEDDEFA